Proteins encoded in a region of the Tubulanus polymorphus chromosome 10, tnTubPoly1.2, whole genome shotgun sequence genome:
- the LOC141911541 gene encoding uncharacterized protein LOC141911541, translating to MLNRNKLDRDELTALVVEIEAIMNDRPLTYVPSEINEPNPITPSQLFQGRRISTVPYPIVDVEDIRDADFNEDITRSRAKHRQHFVKRWQQECLTALRESHARSGTREISVKIGDVVLIHNDGPRIAWKLATVTKLNFGADNIVRSVQLKMATGVTNRPLIKSYPLEIRADRSFNLENRSEDDDSVREERSPRPQRRAAEIARQRIRQTAEHRESESD from the coding sequence atgttgaacCGAAATAAATTAGATCGTGATGAATTAACCGCTTTGGTCGTCGAAATCGAAGCCATTATGAATGATAGACCTTTAACGTATGTTCCAAGCGAGATAAATGAACCCAATCCAATTACTCCGTCTCAGTTGTTCCAGGGAAGACGCATATCCACGGTACCGTATCCGATTGTAGATGTTGAGGATATACGAGATGCAGATTTCAACGAAGATATTACGCGATCAAGGGCTAAACACCGTCAACACTTCGTTAAAAGGTGGCAACAGGAGTGCTTGACCGCTTTGCGCGAATCTCACGCACGGTCAGGAACTAGAGAAATTTCAGTGAAAATCGGGGACGTAGTTCTGATTCATAACGATGGACCGCGAATCGCGTGGAAACTTGCGACAGTAACTAAACTTAATTTCGGTGCCGATAACATCGTTCGTTCTGTACAACTTAAAATGGCTACAGGGGTCACCAACAGACCTCTCATAAAATCATATCCGTTGGAGATCCGTGCCGACCGATCGTTTAATTTAGAAAACCGTTCGGAGGATGACGATAGTGTACGTGAGGAACGTTCGCCGCGCCCGCAGCGCCGTGCTGCCGAAATAGCACGTCAGAGGATCAGACAAACCGCGGAGCACCGTGAAAGCGAAAGCGATTAG